A stretch of DNA from Nitratireductor thuwali:
TCGCGCAGTTCAACGAACATCTCGCGTTCCCGCGCCAGCGCTTGCGAGGGTTCAAGAAGAATGGCGTTGCGCACGGCCTCAGTGCATCTGAGCGGGGCGGTCAGGCCGCGCGCATTGGCGGTTGCCGCCTTGGCCGTTTCCTCGAATGCGTCGAGGTCGTTGCGTGCAGCCTCGATTTTCTCTTCGCGCTTCAGCACCGGGACGTGCGGACCGCCGCCTTCGGCCCTGGCGCGGGCAAACGACACGGCTTCCGCCACGAGGTCGCCCTCGGCGATAGCGTCTATGGCGCCGAGGGCCAGCGCCTTTTCGGCATTTACGGGCTTGCCCGAGACGATCACACCGAGCGCTTCCCGCGCGCCGACGAGCCGGGGCAGCCGCACCGTGCCGCCGGCGCCCGGCAGGAGGCCGAGCGTCACTTCCGGCAGGCCCACCCGCGCATCGGGCGCGGCGATCCTGTAGTGGCAGCCGAGCGCCAGTTCGAACCCGCCGCCCAGCGCGTTGCCGTGGATGGCCGCGACCGTGGGTTTTCCGATGCTCTCCAGGAGGGCGATCACGTCCGGCAGGCTCGGCGCCTTCGGCGGCTGGCCGAACTCGGAGATGTCCGCCCCGGCGACGAAGGTCCTGCCCTTGCAGGCGATCACGATTGCCGCCGTGTCCGCATCCGCGCGCAGCTTTTCCAGCATCGCATGGAGCGGTTGCCGAAGCGCGTGGCCGAGCGCGTTCACCGGCGGATTGTCCAGCCAGACGACGGCCACGCCGTCCTGCCGCGTCACCGATACCGTATCCGCCATATGTCCTCCGATTGCTGCGCCGAACGGATTGCCTCAGGCCCCGGCCAAGTCTCCAGACCCCGCAGGTCTGCCATAGTCGGGGAAGGTGCTGCGCATGGCCGCCTCTTCCTGCCGGATACGGACATACAGGCAGACGAGATAGACGGGAAGGCCGACGATCAGGGTCGCATATGCCTGCAGAGCCACCGCGAAGCCAACCAGCTCCGGCAGAATGTTGAGAAAGTAGTTCGGGTGGCGAAACCAGCGGAAAGGCCCGCGTCTCACCAGGCGATGGTCGCTGGCAATGATGATCTTCACCGTCCAGAAGGGATGAAGCGTGCGTATGATGATCACGAGCATCACCGCCGCGAACAGGTAGAGCGCCATGCCGCCGGCCTGGACCGCCGTAAGGCCGGTAGTGCCCGAATAGGCCCATTCGACGATGGCGGCGGCGTAGAAGAGGATGTGGAGCAACGCCAGAAGGATGCTGTTTGCGGCCCCGAACTCCCGCGCGCCCCGCGCCTTCAGCCGGCGTTCGTTCCTGATGGAGACGCCAAGCGTTCCGAAGCGGAAGACCAGTGCGGATGCGATAAAAAGAACCGTGATCGATTGCATGCAATATCCTCTTGATAGAAACTAGAAAACGTCTGTCGAAAACGGATACCTTCCGATCGGCGATTATCGGGAAATATGCTGGTCCACAAAGCCGCCAATCAGCTTGGCCGTCGCCAGCGGCTGCTCGATGCAGGGAAGATGTCCCGCATTCTCGATGATCTCGCAGCGCGCGCCCTCGATGAGCGAGGCGAGTTCCCTTACGAGCGCCGGCGGCGTCGCCCCGTCCTGGTCGCCGCAAAGGCACAGCGTGGGCAGCTTGAGGGCGCGGGTCGATTCGGTCAGGTCGGCGTCGCGCACGGCGGCGCAGGTGCCGGCATAGCCGTCGACCGGCGTGCGCGTCAGCATGGCGACATAGCCGACGAAATCGGGATTGTCCGGCGCGCGGTAGGCCGGGGTGAACCAGCGCTTCATGATGCCGTCGGCAAGTGCCGCGATGCCCTTTTCGTTGACGGTCTCGATGCGCTGGTTCCACATCGCCTGGTCGCCGATCTTGTGTCCGGTGTCGCACAAGACCAGCGCCCGCACGAGGTCGGGCCGCAACGTGGCCAGTCCCTGCGCGATCATGCCGCCGACCGACAGCCCGACGATGACCGAGGCGCCGATGCCCAGATGGTCGAGCAGGGCGGCGAGGTCGTTTACGTGATCGCTGAGCCGGTAGGGCTGCGGCGTCGCTTCGGACAGTCCGTGGCCGCGCTTGTCGTAAAGGACGATGCGGTAATTGTCCTCAAGAGCTTCGACGACGCGGTTCCATATCCGGAAGTCCGTGCCCAGCGAGTTGGAAAAGACCAGTGTCGGCTTGCCCGCCGCACCGCGCATTTCGTGGTGCAGAACGACGCCATTGACCCGTGCAAATGCCATACTGTTCCTCCTCCTCGAATTCCCGCGATGTATGGGAGAATCCCGGCCGCAGGTCAATTCGCTTGCATTCCACGTTGCCATGCCGCGCGCAAATCGTCCGCTGTCGCGTGGCTCAGGCCGAGGGCGCGCAGGGCGGTTGCGGTGCTTGCCACCAGCTCGGCGTTGTCGCCGGCCGGCCTGCCGTCCGGCAGGTGAATATTGTTCTCGAAGCCGACGCGGGCGTGTCCGCCCAGAAGCGCGGCCGCGCTGACGCAGGCCGTCTCCCGCGCGCCGAAGGCGCAGACCATGAAATGGCCGAAGCGCGGCATTCCCCCGGCGAGGAACGGCAGCAGGTCCGGCGGCGCCGAACGCTGGCCGGGCGTGTAGCGCCCGAGGACGTAGAGGACGGGGATGTCGTCGAAGGGCACGACGCCCCGCCGCATCATGTCGTGGAGCCGCAGCGCCTCGTCCGGGTGGTAAAGGATGATCTGCGGAACGATCTTCTCGCGGGCCATGAAGGCGAGGAAGTCGGCAAAGGCGGCTTCGTGCGTGGCGTCCGGTGCGAGTTCGCCGAGGGCAAGCGACGCCGCTTCGGGCCGCACCGCGCGCACCACCGCCGTCTGCTCTTCCGGCCGGTAGCGCCCCACCGCCTCGGTGGTGATCTGGATGACCAGACGCTCGCCGACCGCCGACCGTATGGCCCGGATAACGGTGGAATAGGCATCGGCATCGAGCAGGTGCCGGCTTTCCCTGTCGCGGACATGGCAATGATACATCGCCGCCCCGGCTTCCAGGCATCCTGCCGCCGTCCGCGCCTGCTCCTCCGGGGTGATGGGCAAGGCGGGATGGTCGGCCTTCGTCCGGCGGCCGCCATTCGGCGCAACGGCGATTGCAACGGGCTCGAGGCTTTGAGGCGGCGCTGCGTCCGGCAAGGTGACTTCTCCAACTGTTGCATGGCGAATGGATAATGCAACACTTGTTGCATGACGCGCTTTCCGCGTCTAGGATCGCCGCATGGATCGTAACGATTTCGCCGAGCGCATCACGCAGTCCGTCGACGGGCTTCCCGGGCAGTTGGGGGCGGCGGCGCGTTATGTGCTGGACAATCCGGGCGACGTCGCGCTCCTGTCGATGCGTGAGCAGGCCCGGCGCGCGGGCGTCAGGCCGTGGACCATGACGCGTCTTGCCAAGCGGCTTGGCCTCGACGGCTACGACAACGTGCGCCAGCTTCACGGCGAGGCGCTGAAGGAGCAGGCGCTGGGCTTTTCCGGCCGCGCCAGCGCGCAGCTTGCGCGCCAGAAGCAGGAAGGCGGCGGCGCGCTCGGCGCCGAGATGGCCGGCACGATGGCTGCCCAGATCGCTGCGATGGCAGCTCCCGCCCGCATCGAGGTGCTGGCCGGGGCGGCGCGCGACATGGCGGCTGCGCGGCGCATCTATTGTTTCGGCCTGCGTTCCGGCCGCCCGGTCGCCAGTCATCTGGCCTATGTGCTTTCCTTCCTCGGCGACAAGACTGTTCTTCTGGACGGCGACGGCGGCGCGGGCCTGGATGCGCTGCGCTTTGCGGGCGCCGGCGACATCTTCTTCGTGGCGACCGTTTCGCCATACACGCGCGCCAGCGTTGAGGCCGCGCGTTTTGCCGCCGACAAGGGGCTTGTCGTTGTCGCCATCACCGACAGCGCCGCTTCTCCCGTCGCCCCGGTCGCCAGGCACGTGATCGTGGCGGCCACCGAAAGCCCCTCCTTTTTTCACGCCATGGCGCCGGCTTTCGCGGCGGCCGAGATCCTGGCCGCGCTGGTGGCCGGGGAGGGCGGAGAAAGCGCCCTCGAAGCCATTGCCCGCGCGGAAGAACATTTGGCGGAGCGAAAAGTTCATCTCCATGAAAGGCCCCAGCCGCCGGAACCGCGATGACCCACATATTGCACCGACAGATCCACGCCCCGTTGCCCGTCGCCGCGGGAGGCAGCGGCATCGAGCTCTTCGATACCGAGGGGCGCGCCTATATCGACGCCTCGGGCGGCGCGGCCGTTTCCTGCCTCGGCCACGGCCATCCCGACGTCATCGAGGCCCTGCGCAGGCAGGCCGAAACGCTGGCCTATGCCCATACGAGCTTCTTCACCAGCGAGCCGGCGGAACGGCTGGCCGACAGGCTGATCGCGTCGGCGCCCGAAGGCATCAGCCACGCCTATTTCGTCTCCGGCGGCTCGGAAGCCAATGAGGCGGCCATCAAGATGGCACGGCAGTATTTCGTGGAGAAGGGGCAGCCGCAGCGCCGCAACATCATCGCGCGCCGGCAGAGCTATCACGGCAACACGCTGGGAACGCTCGCCGCCGGCGGCAATGAGTGGCGGCGCGCCCCGTTCGCGCCGCTGCTGATCGGGACGCATCACATAAGCCCCTGCTACGCCTACCGCCATCGGGAGGAAGGCGAAAGCGATGCCGCCTACGGCCAGCGCGCGGCGCAGGAGCTGGAGGACAAGATCCTGGAACTCGGCCCCGACACGGTGATGGCCTTCATGGCCGAGCCGGTCGTGGGCGCGACCGCCGGCGCCGTGCCCGCCGTCGAAGGCTATTTTCGCCGCATCCGTGAAATCTGCGACCGCCATGGCGTGCTGCTGATCCTCGACGAGGTCATGTGCGGCATGGGGCGCACGGGGACCATGTTCGCCTGCGAGCAGGATGGCGTGAGGCCCGATATCGTGACCATCGCCAAGGGGCTCGGCGGCGGCTACCAGCCCATCGGCGCCGCGCTCCTGTCGCGGGACATCTTCGACGCCTTCGCCGAAGGATCGGGCCTGTTCCAGCACGGTCACACCTATATCTGCCACCCCATGGCCTGCGCGGCCGCGCTCGCCGTGCAGGAGGTGATCGCGCGCGACGGCCTGTTGCGGAACGTGCGGGAGGTGGGTGCCCATCTGCGCGAACGCCTGGAGGCGCGTTTCGGCAATCACGCCCATATCGGCGACATTCGCGGCCGGGGCATGTTCCTGGGGCTGGAATTGGTCACCGACCGGTCCACCAAGGCGACCTTCGAGCCCGATGCAAAGCTGCATGCGCGGGTGAAGAAGGAGGCGATGGCGCGGGGACTGATGGTCTATCCGGCCGGCGGGACGGTCGACGGCGTGCGCGGCGATCACATCCTGATCGCGCCGCCTTTCATCCTCGGCCGGCCGGCGGCGGAAGCCATCGTCGAGCGGCTGGGCGAGGCGCTGGATGCGGCCGTCGCGCAGGTTCGGCCGGCCGATTGACCGCGCGAGTGGAAGAGAAATGCGGCAACAGGAGGTTGCAAGTATCGGCGGATTGCGCGGCATGGGCATTGACTCCCCCGCAAGGGCGTTACACGCTCAGGCCATGCTGCGCGGCGGCTGCCCGGACATATGCACGCAATGTCTGGAACGGCCGGCAGACCCCTGCGCAAGGGGTGGCGAACAAGTCACGACGTGCAAGTTGCAATGTTTAACATCCAGGGAGACGAGATGATGAAACCAAACAGGCTTCTGGGACTCGGCATGGCCGCGGCGATGCTGGGCGCACTGTCGGCGGGCGCCGCCAACGCACAGCAGCAGCAGCAGTTCGTGTCTGTCGGCACGGGCGGCGTGACCGGCGTCTACTACCCGGTCGGCGGTGCGATCTGCCGCCTGATGAACCAGAACCGGCGGGAGCATGGCATCCGCTGCTCGGTCGAATCGACCGGCGGCTCCGTCTTCAACGTCAATGCGATCAAGGGCGGGGATCTCGAATTCGGCGTGGCCCAGTCCGACGTGCAGTACAATGCGTATAACGGCGTGGCGAATTTCGCCGACACCGGCGCCCACGAGGATCTGCGTTCGGTCTTCTCGCTGCATGCCGAGCCGCTGACGGTGGTCGCCCGCGCCGATGCCGGCATTTCGAGCTTCGACGACCTGAAGGGCAAGCGGGTCAATATCGGCAATCCCGGTTCCGGCCAGCGCGCGCTGATGGACCTGCTCATCGCCGAAAAAGGCTGGACGAATACGGACTTCGCCGTTGCCGCCGAACTGGCCCCGGCCGAGCAGAGCGCCGCCTTGTGCGACAACAACATCGACGCCTTCGCCTACACGGTCGGCCATCCGGCCGGCGCGATCCAGGAAGCGACCACCACTTGCGACAGCGTCATCGTCCCGGTCGAGGGCGAGGTGGTCGACAGGCTGGTCGAGGAGAACCCCTACTACTTCAAGGCCACCATTCCCGGCGGCATGTATCGCGGCACCGACGAGGACGTGAACACCTTCGGCGTCGGCGCCACGGTGGTGACGTCGGCCAACGTGTCCGACGAGGTGGTGACGGCGTTCGTGAAGTCGGTCTTTGAAAACTTCGATGCCTTCACGGGCCTGCACCCGGCGCTCGCCAACCTGACGCCGGAACGGATGGTCACCCAGGGCAATTCCGCTCCCTTGCATCCCGCGGCGGAGGCCTATTACAAGGAAAAGGGTTGGCTCGAATAGCCAACCCGTCTCAAGGGCGCCCTTGCCGGGGCGCCCTTTTTCGCTCTGCACCATAAGAACGCCGGGCAGGGCGCAATAACGATAACCATGCTGTGGGGACAAACACATGGCCGACAACCAGAATGGCGCACGCGCGCAAACCCAGCCCGCCAGCGGCGATCTGCAGGATCTCGTCGCCGCGGCCGATACCGGCGCGCGCAGCCCCGCGGGCAAGGCGGGATTCGTCATCGCCGCCGTGGCATTATGCTGGTCGCTCTTTCAGCTCTACATCGCCTCGCCGCTGCCATTCATGTTTTCGCGCCTGACCGGCCTCTCGCTGGTCCTCAACGATGCGCAGACGCGCGCCATTCACCTCGCCTTCGGCCTGTTCCTCGCCTACATGGCCTTTCCGGCGCTCTCCAGCTCGCCGCGCGACCGCATTCCGCTGCTCGACTGGGTTCTCGGGATCATGGCCGCGGCCTGCGCGCTCTACGTTTTCGTCTTCTACCGGGACCTTGCGCAGCGGCCGGGCCTGCCGATCACGCAGGACCTCGTGGTGGCCGGCCTTGGCATGGTGCTGCTGCTCGAAGGCACGCGCCGCGCGCTCGGGCCGCCGCTGGTGATCGTGGCGCTGGTCTTCCTGGCCTATGTCTTTTTCGGCTCCTCGCCCCTGGTGCCCGACATCATCCGCTGGGGCGGCGCGTCGTTCAGCCGCGCCATGGACCAGATGTGGCTGTCGCCCAATGGCGTGTTCGGCGTGGCGCTCGGCGTGTCCTCGGCCTTCGTCTTCCTGTTCGTGCTGTTCGGCTCGATGCTGGACCGCGCCGGCGCGGGGAATTTCTTCATCAAGCTGGCCTTCGCGCTGCTCGGCCATCTGCGCGGCGGCCCGGCGAAGGCCGCCGTGCTGGCCTCGATGATGACGGGGCTGATCTCCGGCTCCTCCATCGCCAATGTGGTGACCACCGGCACCTTCACGATCCCGCTCATGAAGCGCGTCGGCTTTACGCCCGAGCGCGCCGGATCGGTCGAGGTGGCAAGCTCCGTCAACGGCCAGATCATGCCGCCGGTCATGGGCGCGGCCGCCTTCCTGATGGTCGAATATGTCGGCATTTCCTATCTGCAGGTCATCAAGCATGCCTTCCTGCCGGCCGTGATCTCCTACATCGCGCTGCTTTACCTCGTGCATCTGGAAGCCGTGAAGAACGACATGCCGATCCTGGAAAAGCGCCAGACGCATCCGGCGACGATCGCGCTGCTGCGCATCGGCATCACCGTCGCCTCGATCGTCATCCTGGCGGGCGCCATCTATTACGGCATCACGCTCGTGCGCTATGTTCTTCCCGATGTCTCCGCGCCGGTCCTGATCATCGGCATGCTGGCGATCTATGTCGGTCTGGTATGGTTCGCCGCACGCGAACCCGATCTGGAGCTGGACGATCCCGAGGCGCCGGTGGTCCAGCTGCCCATAGCCACGGAAGTGCTGAGGACGGGGCTTCACTACCTTCTGCCGCTCGTGGTTCTCGTCTGGTTCCTGATGATCGAGCGGTCCTCGCCCGGCCTCTCGGCCTTCTATGCCGTGCTGCTGCTGATCTTCATCATCCTCACCCAGAAACCGCTCAAGGCGGTCTTTCGCGGCCTCCAGTCCGATGAACAGCGGGCCGCCGCGGTCGAGGGGTTCCAGGATCTGATCGCCGGCCTCATCGCCGGCGCCCGCAACATGATCGGCATCGCCTGCGCGACGGCGGCGGCCGGCATCATCGTGGGCACCGTCACGCTCACCGGCATCGGCCAGGTGATGGCGGAGTTCGTGGAGTTCCTTTCGGGCGGCAACATCTTCCTGATCCTGGTCTTCACGGCCGCGATCTCGCTGGTGCTGGGCATGGGCCTGCCGACGACGGCGAACTACATCGTCGTCTCCTCGCTGATGGCTCCCGTCATCGTGCAGCTCGGCGCGGCCAACGGCGTGCTGATCCCGCTGATCGCAGCCCACATGTTCGTCTTCTATTTCGGCATCATGGCCGATGTGACGCCACCGGTGGGGCTGGCGTCCTTTGCCGCCGCCGCCGTATCCGGCGGCGATCCGCTGAAGACGGGCTTCACCGCGTTCTTCTACTCGCTGCGCACGGTGCTCCTGCCGTTCATCTTCGTCTTCAACACGGACCTGTTGCTGATCGACGTGGGGTGGCTCGGCGCGATCTGGGTGTTTGCGCTGGCGACCGCCGCCATGCTGATATTCGCCGCCGCGACCCAGGGATTCTTCATGGTGAAATCGCGGCTTTGGGAATCGGCGGCGCTGCTGCTCGTGACCTTCATGCTGCTGCGTCCGGGCTTTTTCCTCGATCTCGTGCAAAGCCCCTATGACCAGGTGGAGCCCCAGTACATATTCGAGGCCGTGGAAGCCGAGCCGAGCGGCGCGGACGTGCGTCTGGTCATTACCGGCCCGAGCTTCGACAACCCCGACCAGACGCTTACGCGCACCATGGCCTTCGGTCTCGGAGAGGCCGGCGCGCCGGGCGAGGAGCGCTTCGAGCGCTCGATCGGCCTTCCGGTGCGCATCGAGAACGGGACGGTGATCCTGGACGAGCCTTTGGATATGAACTCGCTTGCGGCCAGAACCTTGTCGAACCTCGACTTCTACGCGGAGGAGCCCGTGCAGATCACCGCCGTGGAGGTGAGCGCGGAACGGATGCCGCGCGAGGTATTCTACATTCCGGCGGCTCTTCTTCTGGCGCTGGTCATGTTTCTCCAGCGTCTGCGCGGGGGCACGTTGGCGGGCAATCCACGGCCTCGCCGGGCTGCGGCCGCATAAGGGGAACCATCATGTACAAGGATATCCTCGTCTCCATCGACCTCGGCGACGCCGACAGCGAGAAGAAGACGCTCGAGACGGCCATCGATTACGCCCGCACCTTCGGCAGCCGCCTGCACATCATGACCGTGGTGCCGGACTACGGCATGTCGATCGTCGGCGGCTTCTTCCCCAAGGGGCACGAGCAGGAGGCGATCGACCACACCAACAAGGCGCTGCACGCGTTCACGAAGAAGCTCGTGCCGGCCGAGATCAAGCATCGCCACATCGTCGGCCACGGCTCGATCTACCGCGAGATCCTGCACTATGCCAACGTGACCAAGGCCGATCTGGTGGTGCTTTCGGCCAAGCGGCCGGGACCGGAGGACTATCTCATCGGGCCCAACGCCGCCCGCGTGGTGCGCCACGCCACCATTTCGGTGCTGGTGGTGCGGTAGCTTCGGCGAGCGCCATATACGCGGGTGTCTTGTTATACGAATTTGCGGAACAGCCGGGTCTTGTCGAACAGCTCTTCCAGCTCGTTCATGCGCGCGCGGGTCGTCTCCCAGGTGCGGGTCTCGATGGCCGCGATCAGCGCCTCGGAGATGAAGAGGATGACGGCGGTGGAATCCCAGGCCGACGGCACCTCTATCCGCGCATGGAAACGATGGGCCGCATGGCGGGCGGCGGGCGAGCCCCACTGGTCGGTGAACAGCACGACGGTCACGTCGCGCGCCCGCGCCATTTCCGTCAGGCGCAGGATGTCGTGCTCATAGCGGCGGATGTCGAAGGCCACCAGGACGTCGCCCGCGCGCATGTTCAGCACGTAATGCGGCCAGCTGTTCGAGTTGGAGGCGATCTGCGTCACTCCCGGCCGGATCACCTGCATATGGGTGAAGAAGTGGTCGGCCATCGACCGGGTGATGCGCCCGCCCACCACATGGACGTTCCGCTCCGGGTCGGAAAGCAGGCCGGCAACCGCATCGAATGCCGCCTTGTCGATCTGGTGAAGCGTCTGGCGGATATTCTCCGTCACCGCATCCGCGAAGCGGCTGAGCAGATGGCCTTCCAATGCGCTTGCAGCCCACTGGTCGTGCTTGGCGATGGGGTTCGAGATGGTGGCCTGGAGTTCCGCCCGCAGGCTGGCCTGCATCTCCGGAAACCCGCCGAAGCCGAGCTTCTTGGCCATGCGCACCACCGTTGGCGTGGACACGCCCGCCGATTCGGCGACGGCGGTTATGCTCTCCAGCCCCAGCATGGGGTAATTGTCGAGCAGCGCATTGGCCAGCTGCCGCTCGGCTCGCGTCAGATCGTCGAAGGTCTGGCGCGCCCGCTCGGCGACGGTCTTCTGCTCTGCAATGCCCATCGGCCCCGCCTCCCTCGGTTTGTGTTCTTGCCTAAGATGTAATCCATCTTCTCAAGCCTGTAAAAAAAATTTCAGAATTAATCTTGACCGAAATGACGGTTGTGAAAAGATCGTTTCCGAATGCGGCGGGATGATCGCATGGGGAACAGTTTCAGGGGGCCGGCGTGAAGCCATTCGTGAAGCAGGACGAAGCCGAGGCATCAGCGACCGTCGTCGAGACGATCAACGCCGAAGGTTCGGGCGGCTTCGTGCTGGCCTGCGAGCACGCTGCCCGCGCCATCCCGCCGGAATATGCCGATCTGGGCCTGGACGAAGAGGCGCTCTCCAGCCACATCGCCTGGGATCCGGGCGCGCGCGCGGTCGCGGTCGAGCTGGCACGCCTGCTGGATGCGCCGTTGGTGGCGCAGCGCGTGTCGCGGCTCGTCTATGACTGCAACCGGCCGATGGAAGCGCCCGACGCCATGCCGATGCGCAGCGAGCTCTATATCGTGCCGGGCAATGCGAGCCTGACCGAGGAGGAGCGGGCCGCCCGCATCGCCCGGTTCTACCGGCCTTTCGAGAAGGCGCTTGCGGCCAGCCTCGACAGCCGGAGCGCGGGCGGGCGGTTGCCGGCGCTCGCCACCATCCATTCCTTCACGCCCGTCTATGGCGGCGTTCGCAGGCAGGTGGAAATCGGCATCCTCCACGACCGCGACAGCCGCCTGGCCGATGCGCTGCTGGCTTCCCTGACGACGGAATCCGGCTTCAAGGTGCGCCGCAACGAGCCCTATGGCCCGGAGCACGGCGTCATGCACACGCTCGTCACCCACGCCCTGCCGCGCGGCCTCCACAACGTCATGATCGAAATCCGCAGCGACCTCATCGCGGACGAAGGGCAGCAGGCGCGGATGGCCGGGCTGCTCGCCGAGCATCTGGCTCGGGCGAGGGCGTCGGTCGAGCGGAGCGTGGGGGCGTGATGGGATATCGAGCCCGAACAGGAACCGCGGAGGCTTCGGATGCCTGAACTGCTCCTGCGCTATGTCCGCGTCGTCGACCGGGTGAACCGCGCCATCGGCCGCTTCGCCATGTATCTGATCGTGGTCCTCGCGGGCATCCTGATGTGGTCGTCCGTGTCCAAGCAGGCGGGCTACCCGTCGCTGTGGACGCTCGAAATGGCCCAGTTCGTCATGGTCGGCTACTACGTCCTGGGCGGACCTTATTCCATGCAGCTCGGAGATCACGTGCGGATGGATCTCATCTACGGCGCGCTCTCCGACAGGCGCAAGGCCGCGCTCGACGCGGTGACCGTCCTTGCCCTGATCTTCTTCCTCGGCGTGCTGTTCTACGGCGGCATCTCCAGCACCACCTATGCGATCGAATATGGCGAACGCGCGCATTCGGTGTGGCGGCCCTATATGTGGCCGGTCAAGCTCGTCGCCACCTTCGGAATTTTCCTGATGTTGCTGCAGTCCATCGCGGAATTGATCCGCGATGTCGCCCGGCTTCGCGGCGTCGAGGCGTAGAAATGGACTACACAACCATCGCCCTTTTGATGTTCGTCTCGATGATGCTGATGCTCATCACCGGGCAGCGCGTCTTCGGCGCCATCGGCGCCGTAGCGGTGGCGGCGGCCCTTCTCCTTTGGGGGACGGGCGGCGTGGAGATCGCCTTCGCGCAATCGATCAAGCTGATGAAATGGTATCCGCTGCTGACGCTGCCGATGTTCATCTACATGGGCTACATGCTGTCGGAAAGCCGCATCGCGGACGACCTCTACGAGATGTTCCACGTCTGGTTCGGTCCGGTCCGCGGCGGCCTGGCCATCGGCACGATCGTGCTGATGGTGATCGTCTCGGCGATGAACGGTCTTTCGGTGGCGGGCATGGCGATCGGCGCCACCATCGCGCTGCCCGAGCTTTTGCGGCGGGGCTACGACAAGATCATGGTCACCGGCGTCATCCAGGCGGGCTCGTCGCTGGGCATCCTCATTCCGCCTTCGGTGGTGCTCGTGCTTTACGGCATGATCGCTCGGCAGCCGGTGAGCCAGCTCTGGCTGGCCGGCGCGCTTCCCGGATTGATGATGGCGACGCTGTTCGTCGTCTACATCGCCGTGCGCTGCCGCCTGCAGCCGCATCTCGGCCCGGTCCTGCCCGAGGAGGAGCGCAACATTCCGCTCGCC
This window harbors:
- a CDS encoding TAXI family TRAP transporter solute-binding subunit; this translates as MKPNRLLGLGMAAAMLGALSAGAANAQQQQQFVSVGTGGVTGVYYPVGGAICRLMNQNRREHGIRCSVESTGGSVFNVNAIKGGDLEFGVAQSDVQYNAYNGVANFADTGAHEDLRSVFSLHAEPLTVVARADAGISSFDDLKGKRVNIGNPGSGQRALMDLLIAEKGWTNTDFAVAAELAPAEQSAALCDNNIDAFAYTVGHPAGAIQEATTTCDSVIVPVEGEVVDRLVEENPYYFKATIPGGMYRGTDEDVNTFGVGATVVTSANVSDEVVTAFVKSVFENFDAFTGLHPALANLTPERMVTQGNSAPLHPAAEAYYKEKGWLE
- a CDS encoding MurR/RpiR family transcriptional regulator, with product MDRNDFAERITQSVDGLPGQLGAAARYVLDNPGDVALLSMREQARRAGVRPWTMTRLAKRLGLDGYDNVRQLHGEALKEQALGFSGRASAQLARQKQEGGGALGAEMAGTMAAQIAAMAAPARIEVLAGAARDMAAARRIYCFGLRSGRPVASHLAYVLSFLGDKTVLLDGDGGAGLDALRFAGAGDIFFVATVSPYTRASVEAARFAADKGLVVVAITDSAASPVAPVARHVIVAATESPSFFHAMAPAFAAAEILAALVAGEGGESALEAIARAEEHLAERKVHLHERPQPPEPR
- a CDS encoding aspartate aminotransferase family protein encodes the protein MTHILHRQIHAPLPVAAGGSGIELFDTEGRAYIDASGGAAVSCLGHGHPDVIEALRRQAETLAYAHTSFFTSEPAERLADRLIASAPEGISHAYFVSGGSEANEAAIKMARQYFVEKGQPQRRNIIARRQSYHGNTLGTLAAGGNEWRRAPFAPLLIGTHHISPCYAYRHREEGESDAAYGQRAAQELEDKILELGPDTVMAFMAEPVVGATAGAVPAVEGYFRRIREICDRHGVLLILDEVMCGMGRTGTMFACEQDGVRPDIVTIAKGLGGGYQPIGAALLSRDIFDAFAEGSGLFQHGHTYICHPMACAAALAVQEVIARDGLLRNVREVGAHLRERLEARFGNHAHIGDIRGRGMFLGLELVTDRSTKATFEPDAKLHARVKKEAMARGLMVYPAGGTVDGVRGDHILIAPPFILGRPAAEAIVERLGEALDAAVAQVRPAD
- a CDS encoding isoprenylcysteine carboxyl methyltransferase family protein, translating into MQSITVLFIASALVFRFGTLGVSIRNERRLKARGAREFGAANSILLALLHILFYAAAIVEWAYSGTTGLTAVQAGGMALYLFAAVMLVIIIRTLHPFWTVKIIIASDHRLVRRGPFRWFRHPNYFLNILPELVGFAVALQAYATLIVGLPVYLVCLYVRIRQEEAAMRSTFPDYGRPAGSGDLAGA
- the pcaD gene encoding 3-oxoadipate enol-lactonase codes for the protein MAFARVNGVVLHHEMRGAAGKPTLVFSNSLGTDFRIWNRVVEALEDNYRIVLYDKRGHGLSEATPQPYRLSDHVNDLAALLDHLGIGASVIVGLSVGGMIAQGLATLRPDLVRALVLCDTGHKIGDQAMWNQRIETVNEKGIAALADGIMKRWFTPAYRAPDNPDFVGYVAMLTRTPVDGYAGTCAAVRDADLTESTRALKLPTLCLCGDQDGATPPALVRELASLIEGARCEIIENAGHLPCIEQPLATAKLIGGFVDQHISR
- a CDS encoding 3-keto-5-aminohexanoate cleavage protein, with the protein product MPDAAPPQSLEPVAIAVAPNGGRRTKADHPALPITPEEQARTAAGCLEAGAAMYHCHVRDRESRHLLDADAYSTVIRAIRSAVGERLVIQITTEAVGRYRPEEQTAVVRAVRPEAASLALGELAPDATHEAAFADFLAFMAREKIVPQIILYHPDEALRLHDMMRRGVVPFDDIPVLYVLGRYTPGQRSAPPDLLPFLAGGMPRFGHFMVCAFGARETACVSAAALLGGHARVGFENNIHLPDGRPAGDNAELVASTATALRALGLSHATADDLRAAWQRGMQAN